GCAGCACCCGCAGCACCCGCAGCACCGCGGCGTCCAGCGCGGCGGCCTCGGCCGCGTCCCGGACGACGGTGCCGATGTACTTCGCGGCGGGCCAGCGGTCCAGCCAGCTGTCCTCGACGAGGCGGTAGACGGCGTCCGTGACGTCGCCGTAGCCGTCCAGGCCGGCCAGCCAGGCGTGCTGCTGGAAGGACGGGTCGGAGAGCATGTGGAGCGCCGAGCGGATCCGGGCCCGCCAGCGCCACCAGGGGAGATCGTTGAGCGGCATGCGGCCCATCGTGCTGGAGCGGCGGCCGCCGCGAGAAGAGGTGTTGGCGGACCGATACGAAGAATCTGTGGAGTCGGACATCGTGCTCCGATCGTACGTGTCGCCACCGACCGCCGTTCTACACGCGTCACCCCCCGGAGTTCCGCCCGCGTTGGCCTTCTGTTCGCTTTTCGTCCCTCTCACGGTGCCCGGCCAGGTCAAGGCTTGATTTCGGCCGAATAACAGAGCGGCCGAGTGTGTGGACCCGGGAGGGGAGAGTCACCATGTGGCGGAACGGATCGCCCGACGACCATCGCACCGCCGGCCGGCCCAGCGCCGGCCTCCGCCGGCACCACCGCAGAGCAGGTGTCCTGGCCGCCGCGGCAGCCCTGGTCCCCGCGATCTTCGCCACGTCGGCCTGCGGGGGCCCGGCCGACGCCGCCTCAGCCTCCAGCGACCTGACCGTGATGACCTGGGCGCCGTCCGACACCGGATCGGCCGACCGGCCCGGCATGACCGCGCTCGCCGAGGCGGTCGGCCGCGAGATCAACGCCAAGGGCGGTCTGCACGGCCGGCAGCTGCGCGTGCTGACCTGCAACGAGCACAACACCGCGGAGGGGGTCACCGCCTGCGCCCGGCAGGCCGTCGACGCCCACGCCGTCGCCGTGGTCGGCTCCTACAGCCAGTACGGCAGCAGCTTCGTGTCGACCCTGGAGCAGGCCGGCATCCCCTACCTGGGCGGCTACGGCCTGTCGACGCCGGAGTTCAGCAGCCCGTTCTCCTACCCGGTGGCCGGCGGCACGCCCGCGCTGATCGCCGGCAGCGGCCGCCAGCTGGTCGAGGCGGGCTGCAAGACCGTCGCGCTGATCCGCCCGGACACCCGGGCCGGCGACACCCTGGTCGGCTACCTGGACGCAGCGCTGCGCCCGGCCGGGATCAGGCTGACCGACGTCAAGGCGCCGGAGCGGTCCAACGACTACACGCCGATCGCCCAGAAGGCCATCGGCGACGACAGGAACGGCAACTGCATCACCGTCGCGCTCGGCCCCGAGCCGACCGCCAACCTGCTCGACCCGTTCCGCCGGCTCGGCCCCAAGCACACCGCGCTCGCCTCGGTGATCGGCAGCTTCCAGCAGTCCGTGGTGGACTCCACCGGCGGCGACGGCGGCCCGCTCGGCGGCGCCTACGCCACCGGCTGGTTCCCGCCCGAGTCCTCCCCCGTGTGGGACGCGCTGCGCGGCACCGTCCGCACCTACGGCAGCGGCGTCACCGCGATCGACGTCGCCGACCCGGGCGTGCAGACCACCTGGGTCGCCTACGAGGTGCTGCGCGCCGCGGCCTCCCGGGTGGACGCGGGCAAGCCGCTCACCGCCAAGACCCTGCGCGGCGTCCTGGACAGCGGCGACCCGATCGAGACCAACGGCGCCACCCCGCCGCTCAGCTGGGGCATGACCAGCATGCTCGCCAGCGCGGACTCGCCGCGGCTGGTGAACACCTCGGTCACCTTCCAGCACGTGCAGGGCGGCCGGCTGATCGAACAGCGCAAGGGCTTCGTCGACGTCCGCTGGGTGCTCGCCGGCGGCAAGGCCCCGTCGTGACGGCCCCCTGACGGCCTTTCGACGGCCCTCTGACGACACGCACAGCGCGCGAGGGGCGGACGGGATGAGATCCCGTCCGCCCCTCGCGCGCTGTGCGGCCCCGGGGGGCCTCAGAGCTCCGTCTTGTCCTTGGTCGGCAGCCCGGCCTGGCCCGCGATCGCGTTCCACAGCGAGGACGCCTTCTCCTTCGCCCCGGTCGCCGTGCCGCTGGCCTCGGTGGCCGCCTTCAGGTGCGGGTTGTTCTTGATCGCCGCCGGGTCGCAGCCGGCCACGGCGTCGCCCGCCCAGCCCGCGTACTCGGTGTCCGCGGTGGCCGAGGCCTGCCAGGCCTTCTGCAGCTGCGAGGTCA
This genomic window from Streptomyces sp. TLI_235 contains:
- a CDS encoding amino acid/amide ABC transporter substrate-binding protein (HAAT family) codes for the protein MWRNGSPDDHRTAGRPSAGLRRHHRRAGVLAAAAALVPAIFATSACGGPADAASASSDLTVMTWAPSDTGSADRPGMTALAEAVGREINAKGGLHGRQLRVLTCNEHNTAEGVTACARQAVDAHAVAVVGSYSQYGSSFVSTLEQAGIPYLGGYGLSTPEFSSPFSYPVAGGTPALIAGSGRQLVEAGCKTVALIRPDTRAGDTLVGYLDAALRPAGIRLTDVKAPERSNDYTPIAQKAIGDDRNGNCITVALGPEPTANLLDPFRRLGPKHTALASVIGSFQQSVVDSTGGDGGPLGGAYATGWFPPESSPVWDALRGTVRTYGSGVTAIDVADPGVQTTWVAYEVLRAAASRVDAGKPLTAKTLRGVLDSGDPIETNGATPPLSWGMTSMLASADSPRLVNTSVTFQHVQGGRLIEQRKGFVDVRWVLAGGKAPS